Proteins found in one Hyalangium gracile genomic segment:
- a CDS encoding class I SAM-dependent methyltransferase, translating into MERRSDWYSHPKYYEAIFGTDTRKEMDFLLEVNRHHGTGGSLLLEPACGAGRLVAEAARRGLDIVGYDISEPMLAHARRRLSPARRRHVHLFQSRMESFSAPEWEGRVDLAFNLVSTFRYLDSETAAREHLKSTRRLLKPEGIYALGFHLTDYARTTLERERWVGRVGRDTVICNTREGLPDRRLRRSAMRNRLRITGPGRDMLIETNWFFRTYDLDEARRLFRSAGLRILAMYDFDYRLESPLGRGSNRLDRVFILQPLPTPAGRKPRSAGRASRTESK; encoded by the coding sequence ATGGAACGACGCTCCGACTGGTACTCCCACCCCAAGTATTACGAGGCCATCTTCGGCACCGACACCCGCAAGGAGATGGACTTCCTCCTCGAGGTGAATCGACACCACGGCACCGGAGGCTCGCTGCTGCTCGAGCCCGCCTGCGGCGCCGGGAGGCTCGTGGCCGAGGCCGCGCGCCGAGGGCTCGACATCGTCGGCTATGACATCTCCGAGCCGATGCTCGCGCACGCCCGCCGCCGCCTCTCGCCCGCGAGGAGGCGCCACGTCCACCTCTTCCAGTCGCGCATGGAGTCGTTCTCCGCGCCCGAGTGGGAGGGCCGCGTGGACCTGGCCTTCAACCTCGTCTCCACCTTCCGCTACCTGGACAGCGAGACCGCCGCGAGAGAGCACCTGAAGAGCACCCGGAGGCTGCTCAAGCCCGAGGGCATCTATGCGCTGGGCTTCCACCTCACCGACTACGCCCGCACCACCCTGGAGCGCGAGCGCTGGGTGGGGCGCGTGGGCCGGGACACCGTCATCTGCAACACCCGCGAGGGGCTCCCGGATCGCCGCCTGCGGCGCTCGGCCATGCGCAACCGGCTGCGAATCACCGGTCCGGGCCGGGACATGCTCATCGAGACGAACTGGTTCTTCCGCACGTACGACCTGGACGAAGCGCGGCGCCTCTTCCGCTCGGCGGGCCTGCGCATCCTGGCCATGTACGACTTCGACTACCGGTTGGAGAGCCCGCTCGGGCGCGGCAGCAACCGGCTGGACCGCGTCTTCATCCTCCAGCCGCTTCCGACACCTGCTGGACGGAAGCCGCGAAGCGCAGGCAGGGCCTCGCGCACCGAATCAAAATAA
- a CDS encoding trypsin-like serine protease produces the protein MMAHRGGTTLSSVLAVLLVGAGCATAPVAPRLDEAQAQVFELPAEAVSPPAQADQLFVLGATGVDVSNRYLSTVVVTTDEASGMCSGVLISPRLVLTAGHCVCGRRRVTHAAGASGTEIDGSQCASKAFATVTAYEPTKAKSQYSMLPRIYQGSVRPHGELKIHLDAQDNVVSSRADLALILLEEAVAGVGVAQLAGSEVRQEEALVMVGYGADKTDLGEAMPGFRRYGTNAVTQVRPPEEGLFVMEKEGAHSYAGDSGGPCFREDKKGRWLVGISARGTGKVSRFTSTYRYKAWLEQEIKLAAKRKT, from the coding sequence ATGATGGCGCATCGAGGCGGTACCACGCTCTCTTCCGTGCTGGCGGTGCTGCTCGTGGGGGCAGGGTGTGCGACGGCTCCCGTCGCGCCTCGGCTGGATGAAGCGCAAGCTCAGGTCTTCGAGCTCCCGGCGGAGGCGGTGTCTCCCCCGGCCCAGGCGGACCAGCTGTTCGTGTTGGGCGCCACGGGTGTGGATGTATCGAACCGCTACCTGTCGACGGTGGTCGTCACCACGGATGAGGCGTCCGGCATGTGCAGTGGCGTTCTCATCAGCCCACGCCTCGTGCTGACCGCGGGGCATTGCGTGTGTGGACGGCGAAGGGTGACGCATGCCGCGGGTGCCAGCGGAACCGAGATCGACGGCTCACAATGCGCCAGCAAGGCCTTTGCCACGGTCACGGCCTACGAGCCGACCAAGGCGAAGTCGCAATACTCCATGCTGCCCCGCATCTATCAGGGGAGCGTCCGACCCCATGGCGAGCTGAAGATCCACCTCGATGCGCAGGACAACGTCGTGTCGAGTCGAGCCGATCTGGCCCTCATCCTGTTGGAGGAGGCGGTAGCGGGTGTGGGAGTGGCGCAGCTCGCGGGGAGCGAGGTGCGCCAGGAAGAAGCCCTCGTCATGGTGGGCTACGGCGCTGACAAGACGGACCTGGGGGAGGCCATGCCGGGATTTCGTCGCTATGGCACCAATGCGGTCACTCAAGTAAGGCCCCCGGAAGAGGGGCTCTTCGTCATGGAGAAGGAGGGGGCGCACTCGTATGCCGGAGACAGCGGAGGGCCATGCTTCCGCGAAGACAAGAAGGGCCGCTGGCTGGTGGGCATCTCGGCGCGAGGAACGGGCAAGGTGTCGAGATTCACGAGCACCTACCGTTACAAGGCCTGGCTGGAGCAGGAGATCAAACTCGCCGCGAAGCGCAAGACGTGA
- a CDS encoding ABC transporter permease translates to MPFELFVALRFLREGRAQTVLILAGASVGVAVIVFLSALIDGLQVSLVSRTLGSQPHIIVRAPDEAARTLTRSSSDLVQVVRPAQRLRSVDQWQQVRTLLERTPGVEAVSPVVSGPGFAARGTASRSVAIRGVEPEAFSRVIDVPSRLVAGRWRLLGAEAVIGQELAKDLGLSVGDRVRLSTAEGRVDTFLITGIFDLGNKDVNERWVLVPLRSAQTLLELLGGVSALELRVTDLFGADELAGELRRRTGLVAESWMTLNAQLLTALRSQSSSRYMIQFFVIVAVALGIASVLVVSVVQKSREIGILKAMGTPTGKVMRVFLIQGAVVGVVGSVVGSGMGAGLALFFTSMMRNADGSPLFPITLEPRLFLTAAGVALVTGLVAAVVPARRAAWLDPAVVIRNG, encoded by the coding sequence ATGCCGTTCGAGCTCTTCGTCGCGCTGCGGTTTCTTCGGGAGGGCCGGGCCCAGACGGTGCTGATCCTCGCGGGGGCCTCGGTAGGGGTGGCGGTGATCGTCTTCCTCTCGGCGCTGATCGACGGGCTCCAGGTGAGCCTGGTGTCGAGGACGCTGGGCTCTCAGCCGCACATCATCGTCCGAGCACCGGATGAGGCGGCCCGGACGCTGACGCGCTCGTCGAGCGATCTGGTGCAGGTGGTGCGTCCGGCGCAGCGGCTGCGGTCGGTGGACCAATGGCAGCAGGTGCGGACGCTGCTGGAGCGCACGCCGGGGGTGGAGGCGGTGTCGCCGGTGGTGTCGGGGCCGGGCTTCGCGGCGAGGGGCACGGCGAGCCGCTCGGTGGCGATCCGAGGGGTGGAGCCGGAGGCATTCTCGAGGGTCATCGACGTGCCGTCGCGCCTGGTGGCGGGGAGGTGGAGGCTGCTCGGGGCCGAGGCGGTGATCGGGCAGGAGCTGGCGAAGGACCTGGGGCTGTCGGTGGGGGACAGGGTGCGGCTGTCCACGGCGGAGGGGCGCGTGGACACGTTCCTCATCACGGGCATCTTCGATCTGGGGAACAAGGACGTGAACGAGCGCTGGGTGCTGGTGCCGCTGCGCTCGGCGCAGACGCTGCTGGAGCTGCTGGGCGGAGTGTCGGCGCTGGAGCTGAGGGTGACGGACCTGTTCGGCGCGGACGAGCTGGCGGGAGAGCTGCGGCGGCGCACGGGGCTGGTGGCGGAGAGCTGGATGACGTTGAACGCGCAGCTGCTGACGGCGCTGCGCTCGCAGAGCAGCTCGCGGTACATGATCCAGTTCTTCGTGATCGTGGCGGTGGCGCTGGGGATCGCTTCGGTGCTGGTGGTGTCGGTGGTGCAGAAGTCGAGGGAGATCGGCATCCTGAAGGCGATGGGGACACCGACGGGGAAGGTGATGCGGGTGTTCCTGATCCAGGGAGCGGTGGTGGGGGTGGTGGGCTCGGTGGTGGGCAGCGGGATGGGAGCGGGGCTGGCGCTCTTCTTCACGTCGATGATGCGGAACGCGGATGGCTCGCCGCTGTTTCCCATCACACTGGAGCCGAGGCTGTTCCTCACGGCGGCGGGAGTGGCGCTGGTGACGGGGCTGGTGGCGGCGGTGGTGCCGGCGAGACGCGCGGCCTGGCTGGATCCGGCGGTGGTGATCCGCAATGGCTGA
- a CDS encoding trypsin-like serine protease, translating into MFRAAGEPDFKNRYASTVMITTGPPEASKTCSGVLLAPSLALTAAHCVCEPRAECVATAYVTTVTYDPVKARIGTGGQTRVYEGVVLPHPELELLVDPTGQVVAGKANLALLQLDEPVEGLHSGFALTDTPAQSGELLVMAGYGRGGDVGSFYGLRYFRKNKVARASTPGGERVLYEQQGTSLYNGFDGGPCFREEGPQRWLVGIATWGSDKELSFTDLSPYQDWLRAELSKDARDSGRP; encoded by the coding sequence GTGTTCCGTGCGGCGGGCGAGCCGGACTTCAAGAACCGTTATGCGTCGACGGTCATGATCACGACGGGACCGCCAGAGGCGTCGAAGACATGCAGCGGCGTGCTCCTCGCTCCAAGCCTCGCCCTCACGGCGGCGCACTGTGTCTGCGAACCGCGAGCCGAATGCGTCGCGACGGCCTATGTGACGACAGTGACTTATGATCCCGTGAAGGCGAGGATCGGCACGGGCGGGCAGACCCGGGTCTACGAGGGAGTCGTGCTGCCTCATCCGGAACTCGAGCTCCTTGTGGACCCCACGGGACAGGTCGTGGCCGGCAAGGCGAATCTGGCGCTCCTTCAGCTGGACGAGCCGGTTGAGGGCCTCCACTCAGGGTTCGCGCTGACAGACACCCCTGCTCAATCCGGCGAGCTCCTGGTCATGGCGGGTTATGGGCGAGGGGGAGACGTGGGGAGCTTCTATGGGCTTCGCTACTTCAGGAAGAACAAGGTCGCGCGGGCTTCGACACCTGGAGGTGAGCGAGTCCTGTACGAGCAGCAGGGCACATCGCTGTACAATGGCTTCGACGGCGGGCCCTGCTTTCGAGAAGAGGGCCCGCAGCGATGGCTCGTGGGCATCGCGACCTGGGGCTCCGACAAGGAACTGTCGTTCACAGACCTGTCTCCGTACCAGGACTGGTTGCGCGCCGAGCTCAGCAAGGATGCGCGCGACTCCGGACGTCCGTGA
- a CDS encoding CBS domain-containing protein yields MLTIDELMTRDVVTLEADDALIDVDDLLKRHHIRHVPVVHDGKLVGMVSHRDLIRALARQPLGQGARPLGVKDVMTRDVETVLPSTSTRQAIEKLLDRRFGCLPVVDEKGTLVGIVTESDFLRLALALLKERETRTPEYEQVPVSPH; encoded by the coding sequence ATGCTCACGATCGACGAACTGATGACCCGCGATGTCGTCACGCTGGAGGCGGACGACGCGCTCATTGATGTGGATGACCTCTTGAAGCGGCACCACATCCGCCACGTCCCCGTCGTCCACGACGGGAAGCTCGTGGGGATGGTGAGCCACCGGGACCTCATCCGCGCGCTCGCCCGTCAGCCCCTCGGGCAGGGCGCGAGGCCCCTCGGCGTGAAGGACGTGATGACCCGGGACGTGGAGACGGTGCTCCCCTCCACCTCCACGCGCCAGGCCATCGAGAAGCTCCTGGACCGGCGCTTCGGGTGCCTGCCCGTGGTGGATGAGAAGGGAACCCTCGTGGGCATCGTCACCGAGTCCGACTTCCTGCGCCTGGCCCTGGCGCTCCTCAAGGAGCGCGAGACACGCACGCCCGAGTACGAGCAGGTGCCGGTGAGCCCGCACTGA
- a CDS encoding efflux RND transporter periplasmic adaptor subunit: MARRAVFSRLVKWGRRHPLGAGVLAVVVLLAGVGAVRSARGAEVEALRVTWGPVVHRIVVSGRVSPPSQVSVASVLAGTVEAVAVEEGAQVEPGQLLLKLEASTLEADVARARAGVGQARARLKQFLEVSAPQRAQAVRQAEVERDQAERAFERTRTLVEAGSVTQEQFEQARSGLELARSRLASAQAQATASVRGGAEVWLVEAGVAQAEAELKAAQERLAQATLAAPVRAVVLRRDVEPGDSVQPGRVLLTLARVGETRLVVEPDERSLAFIQRGQPARASADAFPQERFPATVETVAPAVDAERGTVEVKLAVPKPPDYLRPGMTVSVELEVGRRERALVLPAEAVRDTASEQPWVLVPEGGRAVRRDVELGLRGEDRVEVAKGLAEGELVLLPAGRPLVPGQRVRPRVREGR; encoded by the coding sequence ATGGCGCGGCGCGCGGTGTTCTCCAGGCTCGTGAAGTGGGGGCGGAGACACCCGCTGGGGGCCGGAGTGCTCGCGGTGGTGGTGCTGCTGGCGGGCGTGGGAGCGGTCCGCTCGGCGCGTGGCGCCGAGGTGGAGGCCCTGCGCGTCACCTGGGGGCCTGTCGTCCACCGGATTGTCGTGAGCGGACGGGTGTCGCCTCCGTCGCAGGTGTCGGTGGCCTCGGTGCTGGCGGGGACGGTGGAGGCGGTGGCGGTGGAGGAGGGGGCGCAGGTGGAGCCGGGGCAGCTGCTCCTGAAGCTGGAGGCCTCCACGCTGGAGGCGGACGTGGCGCGCGCCCGGGCCGGAGTGGGGCAGGCGCGCGCGAGGCTCAAGCAGTTCCTGGAGGTGAGCGCGCCGCAGCGGGCGCAGGCCGTGCGGCAGGCCGAGGTGGAGCGGGACCAGGCCGAGCGCGCCTTCGAGCGGACCCGGACGCTGGTGGAGGCGGGCTCGGTGACGCAGGAGCAGTTCGAGCAGGCCCGGAGCGGGCTGGAACTGGCGCGCAGCCGGCTGGCGAGCGCGCAGGCCCAGGCGACGGCGAGCGTGCGGGGCGGGGCGGAGGTGTGGCTGGTGGAGGCGGGGGTGGCGCAGGCGGAGGCGGAGCTGAAGGCCGCCCAGGAGCGGCTCGCGCAGGCCACGCTCGCGGCGCCGGTGCGGGCGGTGGTGCTGCGGCGGGACGTGGAGCCGGGGGACTCGGTGCAGCCGGGCCGGGTACTGCTCACGCTGGCGCGAGTGGGAGAGACGCGGCTGGTGGTGGAGCCGGATGAGCGCAGCCTGGCCTTCATCCAGCGGGGACAGCCCGCGCGGGCCTCGGCGGATGCGTTTCCCCAGGAGCGCTTCCCCGCGACGGTGGAGACGGTGGCTCCGGCGGTGGATGCGGAGCGGGGGACGGTGGAGGTGAAGCTCGCGGTGCCGAAGCCGCCGGACTACCTGCGGCCGGGGATGACGGTGTCGGTGGAGCTCGAGGTAGGGCGCCGCGAGCGAGCGCTGGTGCTGCCGGCGGAGGCGGTGCGAGACACGGCCTCGGAGCAGCCGTGGGTGCTCGTCCCGGAGGGCGGCCGGGCGGTGAGGAGGGATGTGGAGCTGGGGCTGCGAGGAGAGGATCGGGTGGAGGTGGCGAAGGGGCTGGCCGAGGGGGAGCTGGTCCTGCTTCCCGCGGGGAGGCCGCTGGTGCCGGGCCAGCGGGTGAGGCCGCGGGTTCGAGAGGGGCGGTGA
- a CDS encoding ABC transporter ATP-binding protein has protein sequence MAEPVLQLQGVTKDYGEEVVTRVLRGIDLELRAGEFAALVGPSGSGKSTLLNLIGLLDRPTGGKVLIQGQDTSELDDDGLARMRARTLGFIFQFHHLLGAFSAAENVMMPLLADEGRPTARMRERALALLRDVGLGERADAPPSKLSGGQQQRVAIARALVTSPPLVLADEPTGNLDTGTSAQVFELLRRFNVERGTTFLIVTHDLRLAEQCDRIIEIVDGSIRRDEPVTRGSRPG, from the coding sequence ATGGCTGAGCCGGTGCTCCAGCTCCAGGGAGTGACGAAGGACTACGGGGAGGAGGTCGTCACCCGGGTCCTGCGAGGCATCGACCTGGAGCTGCGAGCCGGTGAGTTCGCGGCGCTGGTGGGGCCATCGGGCTCGGGGAAGAGCACGCTGCTGAACCTGATCGGGCTGCTGGACAGGCCCACGGGGGGCAAGGTGCTGATCCAGGGGCAGGACACGTCGGAGTTGGATGACGACGGGCTGGCGCGGATGCGGGCACGGACACTGGGCTTCATCTTCCAGTTCCACCACCTGCTGGGAGCCTTCAGCGCGGCGGAGAACGTGATGATGCCGCTGCTGGCGGACGAGGGGCGGCCCACGGCGCGGATGCGGGAGCGAGCGCTGGCGCTGCTGAGGGACGTGGGGCTGGGGGAGCGAGCGGACGCGCCGCCGAGCAAGCTCTCGGGTGGGCAGCAGCAGCGGGTGGCGATTGCGCGAGCGCTGGTGACATCGCCGCCGCTAGTGCTGGCGGACGAGCCCACGGGCAACCTGGACACGGGGACCTCGGCGCAGGTGTTCGAACTGCTGCGCCGCTTCAACGTGGAGCGGGGGACGACGTTCCTCATCGTCACGCACGATCTGCGCCTGGCCGAGCAGTGTGACCGCATCATCGAGATCGTCGACGGAAGCATCCGCAGGGACGAGCCGGTGACCAGGGGCTCCCGGCCCGGGTGA